The sequence below is a genomic window from Shinella zoogloeoides.
TAGCCGCCCTTGAAGAAGATCGCGAAGGGCATCGGCGCGTTGTTGTACTTGCGCGAACGGTGGTTGCGCGACGCCCATTTCGCCGACCAGCTCCCCGTCGGCGTGCCGTAGCCCCTGCGGCCAGTCGACACCGACCAGCGATGTTTTACCACGCCGTTCTGAGTAACGATCATGGTTTGCGAAGAAAGGCTGACCCTCGCCACGAGATTGGCGGAAAGAGCCGCCTGCGTCTGGAACAATACAAGAAGCAATGCGACAGCCGTCGCAAACAAGGTGCGCATGATTACCCCTCTATTCGATCGTGCATGGCTTGAACGCCACGTCTCACGGCGAGACAGAGTATAGACGTTTCAGCCTTCCGCAATATTGACGGGGGTGGCGAAAAGAAAACGAAGTTAAGCTGTAAAATTTTAGTTACCGGGCAGCGCGGCGATCAAAGCAAAGCGGACAGCAATGCTGCGAGCAGGACCGAAGCGGCAAGAGCAGCGCAAGCGAGGGAGAAGATGCGAAGCGACAGGTCTATGTCGGCAAGCGTCGCGACGGTGCGGCCGCTGGCATTCATCATCGGCTCGTCGACGCGCGCGCCACCATAGATGCGCGGGCCGGCAAGGCCGATGCCGAGCGCGCCGGCCATCGCCGCTTCCGGCCAGCCGGAATTGGGCGAACGGTGCAGGCCCGCATCGCGCAGGGCCGTACCGATGGAAAGGCGCGCCGCCGCCCTGCCCTTCGCGGCGCATGCGCCGGCGGCGATGAAGAGGATGGAGAGACGGGCGGCCGGCCAGTTGGCGAGATCGTCGAGACGGGCGGAGGCCCAGCCGAAATCAAGATACTTCGTGTTCTTGTGGCCGATCATCGAATCGGCCGTGTTCAGCATCTTGTAGGCGAAGAGGCCCGGCAGGCCGAACAGGGCGTACCAGAAGGCCGGCGCGACCACCCCGTCGGAAAAGTTTTCCGCAAGGCTCTCGATGCCGGCGCGGCAGACCGCCGGCTCGTCCAGCGTCGCCGGGTCGCGGCCGACGATCATCGACACCGCCCGCCGCCCGCCGTCGAGGCCGCCCTGCCTGAGGCCGGCCGAGACGGCACGCACATGGTCGTGCAGGCTTTTCTGGGCAAGGAAGACGGCGACGATGGCGACTTCGATGAGCGCGCCAACGATCCCGAGCGGCGCGAAAAGCCGGTGCAGGACGAAGCCGAGGAAAATGCTGGCGGCCAGCAGCACGGCGATGCCTGCGGCACCGTTGAAGCGCTTGGTATCGGCCGAAAGGCGCTTGTCGTTGAAGAGCCTGTCCATCAGGCCGATCGCCCTGCCGAACAGCACGACCGGATGCGGCACGCGCCGCCAGAGCCGATCCGGATCGCCGACGAGGCGGTCGAGCACAAGCGCGAGGAACAGGATGAAAAGCGTCTCGGTCATCGTTCAGCCCACCACGTCGGCAAGCGCCTCGGCAAGCCTTGCATCCGCCGCCCGATCCGGCGCGAGACCGAAGCGCAGCCAGCCTGGATTATAGTCGAAAGGACGCACGAGGATATGGCGGCGGCAAAGGCCTTCGTGAATGGCCGCTGCGTCAGGGCTCTCCACCAGCGAGAACAGCCCGGTGCCGCCGACGACCGTAAGCCCCACGTCGCGAAGCGCCGCATCGAGCGCCGCCTTGCGCTCCGCGATGGCAAGACGAATGCCCGAGGTATCGGACGCCATGAGTTTCGCCGCGATCGTCAAGGCGGGACCGGAGACGGCCCAGGGGCCGAGGCCATCCTCGATGTGCTCCAGAACCGCCGTCTCGCCGATCACGAAACCGAGCCGCAGGCCGGCGAGGCCGAAGAACTTGCCGAAGGAGCGGAAGACGAGGAGCCCCGGCATGCCATCGCCCGCCAGCGGCGCGATGCAATTCTGCGGCTGCATGTCGCCAAAGGCCTCGTCGACGACGAGAAGACCATCCTGCGCGGACACGCGGGCGTGGAGAGCGAGCAATTCATTCGGGGCGAAGAGCCGTCCGTCCGGGTTGTTCGGATTGACCACGACGACGAGGCCATGCGCCGCGGTCACCTCGTCAAGGTGGGAGATTTGATCCACCGCCACGCCGGCATTGCCGAGCACCCGGGCATATTCGCCATAGGTGGGAACGAGCACGGCGGCGCGGCGGCCGGCGGCCACGAGACGCGGCAGGAGCTGGATGACGGACTGCGTGCCCGGAACGGGAAGCGGCAAGGCGTTCGTCGTGCCGTAGTAGCGGGCGGCGGCGGCTCGGGCGGCATCCTGGCGGTGGCGGTCCGGCAGGCGGTGCCAGGCCGCGACATCCACGTCGGGAACGGCGACGGGATTGGGGTTGATGCCGGTGGAAAGGTCCAGCCAGTCCTCCGGCCGGCCGCCGAAGCGCGCGGCAGCGGCGGCAATGCCGCCGCCATGGACGATGCGCGGCGCGCTCATGCCGCCTCCGGCGCAAGATCGATGAGGTGCATGTAGGAGCCGCTGACATTGCCGCGGCGAAGGCCGGCTTCGCCGAGATCCTCGCCCATCGCATCGGTGACGGCGAAGAGGCGGTCAGCCTCCCCCTCGTGCACGACCGTCGAATAGTGGAATTCGTGCGCGGTCATCGGCGCGGCGAAGCCGGAGCCCGAAAGCGGCGTGACGCAGCGGTAGCCGAGATGGCGGCGGCGCTCGGCAAAACTGGTGACGAGCGGCAGGAGGCCAAGCATGCCGTAGCGCGAGCCATCCGCCGCGATCAGCGCTTCCCCCAGAGTCATGTAGCCCCCGCATTCGCCATAGATGCGCCCCCCGCGGCGCGCCGCCTCCGCGATGCCTAAGCGGAATCGGCCGGCATTGGCAAGGGTCGCGGCGTGCAGCTCTGGGTATCCGCCCGGCAGGTAGATGGCATCGGCATCGGCGGCAGGCGCCTCGTCGGCCAGCGGCGAGAAGAAGGACAGGTTCGCCCCTGCCCCGCGCCAGCCCATCAGCAGGTGCTCGTAGGTGAAGGCGAAGGCCTGGTCCTGCGCGATCGCGATGCGCTGGCCAAGCGGCGGCAGGCTTGGGGCGGGCGAAGCCGGTGGCTGCTCGCCGCGGGTCGCCGCTACCGAGACGAGACGGTCGAGGTTGCAGCAAAGTGTCACGACCTCCGCCGCATGGGCGATGAAGGATTCGAGCCGTCCGTGCTCGCCGGCCTGCACGAGGCCGAGATGGCGCTCCGGCAGGGCGAGCGCCGGATCGCTCCCCAGAACGCCGAAAATCTCGATGCCGCTCGCCTCCAGCGCGCCGCGCAGCATCGCCTCATGCCTGGCGCTGCCGACCTTGTTCAGGATGGCGCCGGCCACGCGGACATCGCCGCGAAAGTCCGTATAGCCCTTCACCAGCGCGGCGACGGACTGGGACATGCGGCTGCAATCGACGACGAGCACGACCGGCAGGCCGAGCGTCGCCGCAAGGTCGGCCGGCGCGCCGGTGCCGTCGGCGGCGCCGTCGAAGAGGCCCATCATGGCCTCGACCAGCAGAAAATCCCCCTCGCCGCCCTGGATGGCGGCATTCGCGCGGATGAGGTCCGGGCGCATCGCCCAGGGATCGTAGTTGAGGCAGGGCTTGCGGCTGGCGGCGGCGTGGAAGGCCGGGTCGATATAGTCCGGCCCCGCCTTGCCCGAGACGAGCCGCACGCCGGCATCGGCGAGCGCCCGCGCGAGGCCGAGCGTCACCGTCGTCTTGCCCGAGCCCGACGCGGGCGCGGCGATGAGCAATCCGCTCATGCCGGATCCTTCATTTCACGCGCGCCGAACGGATCGGGCGCGAGCTTGCGGCCCTCGGTCAGCGCGCCGAGCCAATCGAGCGAGGCGCGCAACCGCACGACCTCGCCGACGACGACGATGGCCGGCGGCTCGATGCCGGCAGCCTCGACATCCGCCTCGGCGCGGGCGAGCGTCGTTTCCAGCACCTGCTGCTCTGCGGTGGCCGCATTGCAGACGAACGCGACCGGCTCGTCCGGCGAACGGCCGCCGGCGATGAGGTTGGCGGCGATCTGGCCGATATGCTTCATCGCCATGTACATGACGATGACGGGCGAACCCTTGGCGATGCCCTCCCAGTTGATGCGGTCGGGCACGAGGCCGGAGGAATCGTGGCCGGTCAGGAAGGTGACGGCGTGGTTGACCTCACGGTGCGTCACCGGGATGCCGGCATAGGCGAGCCCACCGATGCCGGCCGTGATGCCCGGCACGATGCGGAAGGGAATGCCGTGCTCGATCAGCGTCAGCGCCTCCTCGCCGCCGCGCCCGAAGACGAAGGGATCGCCCCCCTTCAGGCGGAGCACCCGGTGGCCGGCATGCGCCAGCTCGACCAGCCGCAGTGAAATGTCCCGCTGCTTGCTCGAGGGTTTCCCGCCGCGCTTCCCGGCAAATTCCAGCGCGGCGCCGGGCCGGGCCAGCGACAGGCATTCGGCATTGACCAGCGCGTCATGCACGATGACATCGGCCTGCTGCAGCGCGTGGGCGGCGTGCAGCGTCAGGAGCCCCGGATCGCCCGGCCCCGCGCCGACGAGCCAGACACTGCCTTTTTCCATCGGCGGAAGATTGGAGAACAGGGCGTGCATCAGGCGTGCTCCCGGCATGAATCAGACTGCGAAGAGGCGGAATCACCTCCGGAGGAAACGGTTGCAAGCACTTGAAACGATTCGGCGAGCGCCGCCGTGGCATGGGCGGATTTCGTCTTCTCGACGACAAGCCGCCCGCCCGCACCCGCCTGCACCAGCGCCGCCGCTTCGGCAACGCCGTGGCAACCCGTATGGGCGAAGACGAGGTCGGAAGGATTGGCCAGGCGTGGCGTCTCGGCTTCGAGCCGGGCGGCCGGAAAGGTCACCAGCGGCACGGAGAAATGCCGCGCGACGGCCCGCATGGCCGGCTCCTCGGCGCGCACGTCCAGCGTCGCGACGAAGGCGACGTCCTGTGGGTGCACGAGGATGGATGTAGCGAGCGCGATAAGTTCGGCGGGGGGCGTGCCGCGTTCGCAGCCAAGGCCAAGGACGAGCGCTCGTCGTCCGGAATCAGATGATGGGGCCTCGGCGCGCATGAGCGGTCTCTCGCAAAATTCCACGCGAAAGAGCCCGGCCTTGCCGTTTCCGACAGTTCCGGATGAAGCCCCTCTGGGTCAGCCGCACCGGACACCGCTCGGCCCGCCTGGGGCACCGTCGCGATCTTCTTAGTAGCGGAGGGCGCAAGGCCGGTCAAACCGGATTGCGGCATGCACCGTGCCGGATGCGGCAAGCCCTATTGCGGGCTGAGATTGGCAAGCACGATCTCGCGCCAGATACGCGTCGGCGACACCCAGGCTTCCTGCGCATTGTAGTTGCCGGAGAAGACGACGCAGGCGACATCCGCCTCCGGCATCAGCCAGAGCCGCTGACCGCCATTGCCGAAACCGGCCATCCACGGCCGCGTCCTGCCCAAAGCCGGCGCCTCGCCCAGGAACCAGAAACAGCCATAGCCGAGGCCGTCTTCCGTCGAGACGGCAGGCGCGAGCGACCGTGTGATCCACGCCTGCGACACGATCCGCCGCCCGCCCGCAAGGCCGCCTTCCAGTACCAGACGGCCGATCCGCAGCAGATCGCGCGGGGTCAGGCGAAGCCCGGAGGCGGGCGAAGCGACGCCGTCCGCGCCGCTCATCCACTCGAAATGCGCGATGCCGAGCGGTTCGAACAGCGCCTCGCGGGCGAAATCCTCGATGCGCCGGCCGCTGCCGCGCTCGATGATCGCGCCCACCAGCGCCGTCGCGCCGCCGGAATAGACCCATCGCGTGCCGGGCGCGTGCACGACCGGCTGCTCCAGCACGAAGCGATAGCGATCCGGCGCATTTTCCATCGCGATCTCGCTGTTCAGCGGATCGGCATAGGAGCGGTACTCGTCCCAATCGAGGCCGAGCGTCATGGTCAGCGCATGGGCGATCGTCAGGCCCGCCCGCGCCGGATCCGCCGCAAGGTCGGGATATTCGGGAAACTGCGCCAGAAGAGGCGCTTCGGGCGGCGGAACGAGGCCGCGGTCGAGCGCGATGCCGTAGAGCAGGCTGACCACGCTCTTCGTCACCGAGCGCAGGTCGTGCAGCGTGCCGGTATCGAAGGACACCGTGCCGAGCGGCATGCCCCAGCTCTCGTCCGGCGCCGTACGGTAGTGCTCCAGCACCAGCCTGCCGCCGCGGCTGACCAGCACCGAATGGACATCGCGCAAAAGGCCGGCCTCTATGCCGGCAAGGAGCTTTCGCTCCAGCCCCGGATCGAAACCCGCATCCGTCGCCGCCACGGTCTCCCATTCGCCGCCCGTTGTCGCCATCCTGCCCTCTCCCTTGCCGCGATATCCTATAAGCCGGTGATGTGCTTGTTTGATCCGTGTTGCGCATCCGGCGCAAGAGCCTCACGAGGCGTGGCGGGCTTTGCTTTTGCCGCGCAGTCTGACAGAAGGGCGCCAGTCCCCTTTCTCGCTCCCCCGAGTCCCGCCTTGGCCGATATCGCCCTTCACATCCTGTTCTTCCTGTTCCTGGCCGCCTTTATCGCCGGCTTCATCGATTCCATTGCGGGCGGCGGCGGCATGATCACCATTCCGGCGATGCTGATCGCCGGCATTCCGCCGCTGGAAACGCTCGGCACCAACAAGCTGCAATCGCTGTTCGGCTCGGGTTCGGCCACGCTCGCCTATGCCCGCGCCGGCCATGTGCGGCTCGCCGAGCAATTGCCGATGGCCGCGCTTTCGGCACTCGGCGGCGTCTTCGGTGCCCTGCTGGCGACCGTGGTGCCCGGCGATGTGCTGAAAGCGATCCTGCCCTTCCTGCTGGTGGCGATCGCCATCTATTTCGGGCTGAAGCCGAATGTCGGCGACGTCGACAAACACCGCCGCATGAGCGTCTTCCTCTTCACCGTCACCATCGTGCCGGCCATCGGCTTCTATGACGGCGTGTTCGGCCCCGGCACCGGCTCGTTCTTCATGCTGGCCTTCATAACGCTCGCCGGCTTCGGTGTGCTGAAGGCGACAGCGCACACCAAGCTCCTGAACTTCGGCTCCAATGCCGGCTCGTTCATCGTCTTCCTCCTCTACGGCGTCGTGCTGTGGAAGGTCGGCCTTGTCATGGGCGCGGGCCAGTTCCTCGGCGCGCAGGCCGGATCGCGCGTTGCCATGAAGGTCGGCGCGAAGGTCATCAAGCCGCTCCTCGTCGTCACCTCGATCGCCCTTGCCATCCGCCTGATGGCCGATCCGAGCCATCCCTTGCGGGTCTGGCTCGGCTGGTAAAACTCAGTATTCCACGCCTTGCTGGGCCTTGATGCCCGAGCGGAACGGGTGCTTCAGGAGCTCCATCTCCGTCGCGAGGTCGGCGATCTCGATCAGCTCTTCCTTGGCGTTGCGCCCCGTCAGCACGACATGGGTCATGTGCGGCTTTTCGGTCTTGAGGAAGTCGATCACCTCGTTGACGTCGATATAGTCGTAGCGCAGCGCGATGTTGATCTCGTCGAGCAGCACCATGGAGTTGCGCTCGTCGCGGATGAGTTCCTTCGCCTTTTCCCAGGCCTTCTCGGCCATCGCCACGTCGCGGGCGCGGTCCTGCGTTTCCCAGGTGAAGCCTTCGCCCAGGGTGTAGAACTGGCAGAGATCGGCAAAATGCGCCTCGATGAGGTCGCGCTCGCCCGTCACCATGGCGCCCTTGATGAACTGCACGACGGCACAGGGCTTCTTGTGCGCGATATGGCGGAAGATCATGCCGAAGCCGGCGGTCGACTTGCCCTTGCCCTTGCCGGTATGGACGATGACAAGGCCCTTCTCGTCCGTCTTCGTCGCCATGATTTTCTCGCGCGCCTGCTTCTTCTTGGCCATCTTCTCCGAATGGCGGGCGAGCTCGGCTTCGCTCATGCCGGCGGTTTCGTCGTGGTTGTCGCTCATGTCTCTTCCCTTCGATGCTGATTGCCTGTCATGAGGCCCTGCGCCTGCCGAGCATGTCCAGCTCGAAACGTGCGGAATTGGAGCGGGGCGTCCAAAGGCCGCGGTCGATCGCCTCGCCGAAGCGCGCCGCCATTTCGGCGAGCGCCGCCGGGTTCTTCTCCATGAGGAAGGCGCGCACGCGCTCGTCCAGCACATAGGCCTGGTAGGCGGCTTCGAAATGATGGTCCTTCACCGCGCCGGTCGTGGCGGCGAAGGCGAACATGAAATCGACCGTCGCGGCGATCTCGAAGGCGCCCTTGTAGCCATGGCGCATGACGCCGTCGATCCATTTCGGATTGACCACCCGGGCGCGCACGACGCGGCCGATCTCGTCCTCCAGCGTGCGCACGACCGGCTTTTCCGGCCGCGACAGGTCGTTGTGGTAGACGGTGGGCTGCCGGCCGGAAAGGTGTTCCGCCGCCGCCGCCATGCCGCCCTCGAACTGGTAATATTCGTCGCTGTCGAGCAGGTCGTGCTCGCGGCTGTCCTGGTTCTGGATGACCGCCTGAAGGCTCCTCATGCGCGCCTCCAGGCGCTCGCGCATCGGCACGGCGTCACTTGTCCCGTCATAAGCATGCGCGCCCCAGGCGAGCCAGGCCTCGGCGAGGTCGCCGCGCTCGCTCCACAGGCCCTCGTCCATCATGGTCTGGAGGCCGGCGCCGTAGCCGCCGGTTTTCGCACCGAAGACGCGGAAGCCCGCCTGCCTCGCCGCCTCCACATCGGATGCCCCCTTTGCCGCCAGAGCCGCCGCCTCCGCCCGCATGCGCGCGGCGATGGGGTTGTCGGCATCGTCCTCGTCCAGTGCCCCGACGGCGCGCACCGCGCGGTCGAAGAGGGCGATCTGCTCCGGGAAGGCATCGCGGAAGAAGCCGGAAATGCGCAGCGTCACATCGACACGGGGATGGCGAAGCACGGCCGGCGGAATGATCTCGAAGCCGGTAACGCGGCGCGAGGCCATGTCCCAGGTCGGCTTGACGCCGATCAGCGCCATGGCCTGCGCGATGTCGTCGCCGCCGGTGCGCATGTTGGAGGTGCCCCAGGCGGTGATGCCGAAGGAGGTCGGCCATTCGCCGTGATCCTGCGCATAGCGCATGACGATGAGCTCGGCGGATTTTTTCCCGAGTTCCCAGGCGGCCGGCGTCGGCACGGCGCGGCTGTCGACGGAGTAGAAATTGCGCCCCGTCGGCAGCACGTCCGGCCGACCGCGCGTCGGCGCGCCGGAGGGGCCGGGCTCGATGAAGCGCCCGTCGAGACCGCGTATCAGCGCGGCGATCTCTGCCGGACCGCAGGCGGCGATGGCGGGGCGGATCGTCGTGTCGATCGTATCGAGCACGGCGCGGGTGGCGTGCCAGTCGTCCGGGCAGGCCAGCGTTCCATCCACCAGTCCGGCCGCCAGCAATTCGATGCGCTCCACCGTGTCGCCGTTGCTGCGCCAGGGGGCATCGGACTGGTTCGCGAGGATGTGCGGGCGCGGGCCGGACCATGGATCGGAGGCGACGCAGTCGAGGGGGTCAAAGGCGTGCCAGAGGTTACCCCCCTCTGGCCTGCCGGCCATCTCCCCCTCAAGGGGGGAGATCGATGCGGATGCGGTTTCCCGCCCAAGCGCAGGTTCCGAGGGTATGGAAAGCTCCGGCGTCTTGCCAATCTCCCCCCCTGAGGGGGAGATGCCCGGCAGGGCAGAGGGGGGTGCTGCCGCGAACGCATCCGCCGCAATCGCCCGCTGCAGGCTCGCTTCGCCGCCCTCGCCAAGGCCGCGCGGCACGCGGGCGAGCGCGACGGTCAGGTCGGTGAGCAGCCGTCCCTCGGGCGAGACGCCGAAGACGTGCAGGCCGTCGCGAATCTGCATTTCCTTGAGGTCGCAGAGATAGGCGTCGAGCTTTTGCAGCGCCGCCTCCTCGCCATCGGTTTTCGCGATGCCGGCGTCGCTGTCGAGGCCGATGTCGCGCACGAGGTCGAGGATCTGCTTCGAAAGCAGCTTGATCCGGCGCGGGTCGCCGCCGGAGGCCTCGTAATATTCGTCGACCAGCGCTTCGAGGTCCTTCAGCGGCCCGTAGGTTTCCGCGCGCGTCAGCGGCGGCGTCAGGTGGTCGATGATGACGGCGGCGGAGCGGCGCTTGGCCTGCGTGCCCTCGCCCGGATCGTTGACGATGAACGGGTAGAGATGTGGCACCGGTCCGAGCACGGCTTCCGGATAACAGGCTTCAGACAGCGCCAGCGCCTTGCCGGGCAGCCATTCGAGATTGCCGTGCTTGCCCATGTGCACGATGGCATGCGCGCCGTAGCGCTGCCGCAGGAAGGCGTAGAAGGCGAGGTAGCCGTGCGGCGGCACGAGATCGGGCGAGTGATAGCTATCCTTCGGATCGATATTATAGCCGCGCGCCGGCTGGATGCCGACCAGCGTCTCGCCGAAGCGGGCGAGCGGCAGGGCGAAAACCTCGCCGGCAACGAAGGGATCGTCTTCCGGCGCCCCCCAGCGGGCAACCATCTCCTCCTGAATCGACATGGGAAGCGCGGCGAAGAAGGCCTTGTATTCGCTCAGCGAAAGCGTCTCGCGGATTTCCCGTCCGTCGCTCGCCGCATTGGTCGGCCCGGCCATCAGGTGGGCGATCAGTTCGTCGCCGTCCGCCGGCAGGTCGGAGACCGCATAGCCTTCCGCCGCCATGGCGCGCAGCACTTCCATCGTGCCGGCCGGCGTATCGAGCCCGACGCCGTTGCCGAGCCGGCCGTCGCGGTTGGGATAGTTGGCCATGACGAGGGCGATGCGGCGCTCCCGCGGTGTCGCGCGCCGCAGCCGCGCCCAGCCGGCGGCGAGCTTCGCGACGAAGCGGATGCGATCCTCGACCGGATCGAGGCTGACGATGTTGGTCTCGACGCGCTCGTCGTAGCGCGCGGCGGCCTTGAAGGAGACGGCGCGGGAGAGCACGCGGCCATCGACCTCGGGGAGCGAAACGTTCATGCCTAGGTCGCGCGCCGTCAACCCCTGTCCGGACGCCTCCCAGGCCTCACGCGACGAGCCGGAGAAGATGACCTGCAGCACCGGCGAACCGGTCTCGTCGAGCACCGTCGGCTTGCGGCCGGCGCCGGGGGCGGACACGGCGAAGCTCGTGGCGTTCAGCACGATTTCCGGGCGGATGTCCGCGAAGGCGGTACGGACCGTCTCGATGGAAAAGGGATCCTTGAGGCTGGACACGAAGAGCGGCAAGGCTCGAATGCCCTCGGCGGCAAGCGCCTCGATCAGCATTTCGACAGGACGTGTTTCGCCGCTCTGGACATAAGCGCGGTAGAAGCAGATGGCGGCCGTGGGGATACCCCCCTCTGCCCTGCCGGGCATCTCCCCCTCAAGGGGGGAGATCGCTGAGGATATGGTTTCCTTCCCATCTTCGGCGAATACAGACGGTTCGAAGCTGGAAGACGATGGAGACTTGCCAAT
It includes:
- a CDS encoding L,D-transpeptidase, with amino-acid sequence MRTLFATAVALLLVLFQTQAALSANLVARVSLSSQTMIVTQNGVVKHRWSVSTGRRGYGTPTGSWSAKWASRNHRSRKYNNAPMPFAIFFKGGYAVHATYETKRLGRPASHGCVRLHPSNAATFFQLANRNGLSNTRIVITR
- the cbiB gene encoding adenosylcobinamide-phosphate synthase CbiB encodes the protein MTETLFILFLALVLDRLVGDPDRLWRRVPHPVVLFGRAIGLMDRLFNDKRLSADTKRFNGAAGIAVLLAASIFLGFVLHRLFAPLGIVGALIEVAIVAVFLAQKSLHDHVRAVSAGLRQGGLDGGRRAVSMIVGRDPATLDEPAVCRAGIESLAENFSDGVVAPAFWYALFGLPGLFAYKMLNTADSMIGHKNTKYLDFGWASARLDDLANWPAARLSILFIAAGACAAKGRAAARLSIGTALRDAGLHRSPNSGWPEAAMAGALGIGLAGPRIYGGARVDEPMMNASGRTVATLADIDLSLRIFSLACAALAASVLLAALLSALL
- the cobD gene encoding threonine-phosphate decarboxylase CobD, whose product is MSAPRIVHGGGIAAAAARFGGRPEDWLDLSTGINPNPVAVPDVDVAAWHRLPDRHRQDAARAAAARYYGTTNALPLPVPGTQSVIQLLPRLVAAGRRAAVLVPTYGEYARVLGNAGVAVDQISHLDEVTAAHGLVVVVNPNNPDGRLFAPNELLALHARVSAQDGLLVVDEAFGDMQPQNCIAPLAGDGMPGLLVFRSFGKFFGLAGLRLGFVIGETAVLEHIEDGLGPWAVSGPALTIAAKLMASDTSGIRLAIAERKAALDAALRDVGLTVVGGTGLFSLVESPDAAAIHEGLCRRHILVRPFDYNPGWLRFGLAPDRAADARLAEALADVVG
- a CDS encoding cobyrinate a,c-diamide synthase, yielding MSGLLIAAPASGSGKTTVTLGLARALADAGVRLVSGKAGPDYIDPAFHAAASRKPCLNYDPWAMRPDLIRANAAIQGGEGDFLLVEAMMGLFDGAADGTGAPADLAATLGLPVVLVVDCSRMSQSVAALVKGYTDFRGDVRVAGAILNKVGSARHEAMLRGALEASGIEIFGVLGSDPALALPERHLGLVQAGEHGRLESFIAHAAEVVTLCCNLDRLVSVAATRGEQPPASPAPSLPPLGQRIAIAQDQAFAFTYEHLLMGWRGAGANLSFFSPLADEAPAADADAIYLPGGYPELHAATLANAGRFRLGIAEAARRGGRIYGECGGYMTLGEALIAADGSRYGMLGLLPLVTSFAERRRHLGYRCVTPLSGSGFAAPMTAHEFHYSTVVHEGEADRLFAVTDAMGEDLGEAGLRRGNVSGSYMHLIDLAPEAA
- the cobA gene encoding uroporphyrinogen-III C-methyltransferase, with product MHALFSNLPPMEKGSVWLVGAGPGDPGLLTLHAAHALQQADVIVHDALVNAECLSLARPGAALEFAGKRGGKPSSKQRDISLRLVELAHAGHRVLRLKGGDPFVFGRGGEEALTLIEHGIPFRIVPGITAGIGGLAYAGIPVTHREVNHAVTFLTGHDSSGLVPDRINWEGIAKGSPVIVMYMAMKHIGQIAANLIAGGRSPDEPVAFVCNAATAEQQVLETTLARAEADVEAAGIEPPAIVVVGEVVRLRASLDWLGALTEGRKLAPDPFGAREMKDPA
- a CDS encoding cobalamin biosynthesis protein, which translates into the protein MRAEAPSSDSGRRALVLGLGCERGTPPAELIALATSILVHPQDVAFVATLDVRAEEPAMRAVARHFSVPLVTFPAARLEAETPRLANPSDLVFAHTGCHGVAEAAALVQAGAGGRLVVEKTKSAHATAALAESFQVLATVSSGGDSASSQSDSCREHA
- a CDS encoding serine hydrolase domain-containing protein; the protein is MATTGGEWETVAATDAGFDPGLERKLLAGIEAGLLRDVHSVLVSRGGRLVLEHYRTAPDESWGMPLGTVSFDTGTLHDLRSVTKSVVSLLYGIALDRGLVPPPEAPLLAQFPEYPDLAADPARAGLTIAHALTMTLGLDWDEYRSYADPLNSEIAMENAPDRYRFVLEQPVVHAPGTRWVYSGGATALVGAIIERGSGRRIEDFAREALFEPLGIAHFEWMSGADGVASPASGLRLTPRDLLRIGRLVLEGGLAGGRRIVSQAWITRSLAPAVSTEDGLGYGCFWFLGEAPALGRTRPWMAGFGNGGQRLWLMPEADVACVVFSGNYNAQEAWVSPTRIWREIVLANLSPQ
- a CDS encoding TSUP family transporter; its protein translation is MADIALHILFFLFLAAFIAGFIDSIAGGGGMITIPAMLIAGIPPLETLGTNKLQSLFGSGSATLAYARAGHVRLAEQLPMAALSALGGVFGALLATVVPGDVLKAILPFLLVAIAIYFGLKPNVGDVDKHRRMSVFLFTVTIVPAIGFYDGVFGPGTGSFFMLAFITLAGFGVLKATAHTKLLNFGSNAGSFIVFLLYGVVLWKVGLVMGAGQFLGAQAGSRVAMKVGAKVIKPLLVVTSIALAIRLMADPSHPLRVWLGW
- the cobO gene encoding cob(I)yrinic acid a,c-diamide adenosyltransferase; this translates as MSDNHDETAGMSEAELARHSEKMAKKKQAREKIMATKTDEKGLVIVHTGKGKGKSTAGFGMIFRHIAHKKPCAVVQFIKGAMVTGERDLIEAHFADLCQFYTLGEGFTWETQDRARDVAMAEKAWEKAKELIRDERNSMVLLDEINIALRYDYIDVNEVIDFLKTEKPHMTHVVLTGRNAKEELIEIADLATEMELLKHPFRSGIKAQQGVEY
- the cobN gene encoding cobaltochelatase subunit CobN codes for the protein MHLLLAQKGTIADGKEAIDLGQTPGDILFLSAADTELAAIAAAHRARGGGTRLRLASLATLSHPMSVDTYIERTARHAKLIVIRALGGASYFRYVLEALLATAVAHGIKLVALPGDDRPDEGLIPFNRIGDEDRQRLWAYLNEGGADNADRFLAYVDAVVFASDKPEPATPLDKAGIWWPGHGVVDAGEWKRLARAGTPSSVLPDISPSGGEIGKSPSSSSFEPSVFAEDGKETISSAISPLEGEMPGRAEGGIPTAAICFYRAYVQSGETRPVEMLIEALAAEGIRALPLFVSSLKDPFSIETVRTAFADIRPEIVLNATSFAVSAPGAGRKPTVLDETGSPVLQVIFSGSSREAWEASGQGLTARDLGMNVSLPEVDGRVLSRAVSFKAAARYDERVETNIVSLDPVEDRIRFVAKLAAGWARLRRATPRERRIALVMANYPNRDGRLGNGVGLDTPAGTMEVLRAMAAEGYAVSDLPADGDELIAHLMAGPTNAASDGREIRETLSLSEYKAFFAALPMSIQEEMVARWGAPEDDPFVAGEVFALPLARFGETLVGIQPARGYNIDPKDSYHSPDLVPPHGYLAFYAFLRQRYGAHAIVHMGKHGNLEWLPGKALALSEACYPEAVLGPVPHLYPFIVNDPGEGTQAKRRSAAVIIDHLTPPLTRAETYGPLKDLEALVDEYYEASGGDPRRIKLLSKQILDLVRDIGLDSDAGIAKTDGEEAALQKLDAYLCDLKEMQIRDGLHVFGVSPEGRLLTDLTVALARVPRGLGEGGEASLQRAIAADAFAAAPPSALPGISPSGGEIGKTPELSIPSEPALGRETASASISPLEGEMAGRPEGGNLWHAFDPLDCVASDPWSGPRPHILANQSDAPWRSNGDTVERIELLAAGLVDGTLACPDDWHATRAVLDTIDTTIRPAIAACGPAEIAALIRGLDGRFIEPGPSGAPTRGRPDVLPTGRNFYSVDSRAVPTPAAWELGKKSAELIVMRYAQDHGEWPTSFGITAWGTSNMRTGGDDIAQAMALIGVKPTWDMASRRVTGFEIIPPAVLRHPRVDVTLRISGFFRDAFPEQIALFDRAVRAVGALDEDDADNPIAARMRAEAAALAAKGASDVEAARQAGFRVFGAKTGGYGAGLQTMMDEGLWSERGDLAEAWLAWGAHAYDGTSDAVPMRERLEARMRSLQAVIQNQDSREHDLLDSDEYYQFEGGMAAAAEHLSGRQPTVYHNDLSRPEKPVVRTLEDEIGRVVRARVVNPKWIDGVMRHGYKGAFEIAATVDFMFAFAATTGAVKDHHFEAAYQAYVLDERVRAFLMEKNPAALAEMAARFGEAIDRGLWTPRSNSARFELDMLGRRRAS